A genomic stretch from Marinobacter fonticola includes:
- the parE gene encoding DNA topoisomerase IV subunit B encodes MSQKQYNADAIEVLSGLDPVRKRPGMYTDTSRPNHLAQEVIDNSVDEALAGHARRIDVVLHADGSLSVEDDGRGMPVDVHREHGVPGVELILTRLHAGGKFSQGNYNFSGGLHGVGVSVVNALSTHLEVSIKRDGELHRMTFANGEKMTDLEVVDTVGKRNTGTRLKFMPDVSYFDSPKFSVSRLRHNLRAKAVLCPGLTITFLQETTGDKDEWYYEDGLRDYLRSALADIELIPAEPFTGRMAGNTEEVDWAIQWLPEEGEALMESYVNLIPTAQGGTHINGLRTGLLEAMREFCEFRSLLPRGVRLSPEDIWDRCAYVLSFKMQDPQFSGQTKERLSSREAAAFVSGVVKDAFSLWLNQHTDIAEALAELFISNAQRRLKASRKVARKKVTQGPALPGKLADCSGADANRSELFLVEGDSAGGSAKQARDREFQAVMPLRGKILNTWEVDSGEILASQEVHDIAVAIGVDPGSDKLESLRYNKICILADADSDGLHIATLLCALFVKHFRPLVAAGHVFVAMPPLYRVDLGKETFYALDEHEKQGILDRIEAEKRRGKISVTRFKGLGEMNPLQLRETTMAPDTRRLVMLTLEDNDGTDERMDMLLGKKRASDRRSWLETYGNMADVPV; translated from the coding sequence ATGAGCCAGAAACAATACAACGCCGACGCCATTGAAGTCCTCAGCGGTCTGGATCCCGTTCGTAAGCGGCCGGGTATGTATACCGATACCTCGCGGCCCAACCATCTGGCTCAGGAAGTTATCGATAACAGTGTGGACGAGGCCCTGGCTGGCCACGCCCGCCGCATCGACGTGGTCCTGCATGCGGACGGATCGCTCTCGGTCGAGGACGATGGCCGCGGCATGCCGGTCGATGTACACCGGGAACATGGCGTACCGGGTGTCGAGCTGATCTTGACCCGGCTGCACGCCGGCGGCAAGTTCTCCCAGGGCAACTATAATTTCTCCGGTGGTTTGCACGGTGTGGGTGTTTCGGTCGTCAACGCCCTTTCCACTCACCTGGAAGTGTCGATCAAGCGCGACGGCGAACTGCATCGCATGACGTTCGCCAATGGCGAAAAAATGACCGATTTGGAAGTGGTCGATACCGTCGGCAAGCGCAATACCGGTACCCGCTTGAAGTTCATGCCGGACGTTTCGTACTTCGATAGCCCCAAGTTTTCCGTCAGCCGATTGCGCCACAATCTGCGCGCCAAAGCGGTTCTATGCCCAGGGCTGACCATCACCTTTCTACAGGAAACTACCGGCGACAAGGACGAGTGGTATTACGAAGACGGACTGCGCGATTACCTGCGGTCCGCATTGGCGGATATCGAGCTGATTCCCGCCGAACCGTTTACCGGGCGTATGGCGGGCAATACCGAAGAGGTGGACTGGGCGATCCAATGGCTGCCCGAAGAGGGCGAGGCGCTGATGGAGAGCTATGTCAACCTCATCCCCACGGCCCAGGGCGGTACGCATATCAACGGTCTGAGGACCGGACTACTTGAGGCTATGCGGGAATTCTGCGAGTTCCGCAGCCTGTTGCCGCGAGGTGTACGCTTGTCGCCGGAAGATATCTGGGACCGGTGCGCTTACGTGCTGTCGTTCAAAATGCAGGACCCGCAGTTCTCCGGCCAGACCAAGGAACGACTGTCTTCCCGCGAGGCGGCTGCTTTCGTCTCGGGTGTGGTGAAGGACGCGTTCAGTCTTTGGCTCAACCAGCACACCGATATTGCCGAAGCGCTGGCCGAGCTGTTCATCAGCAATGCCCAGCGCCGGCTCAAGGCCAGCCGCAAGGTGGCCAGAAAGAAGGTCACTCAGGGACCGGCTTTGCCCGGCAAGCTGGCGGATTGCTCGGGGGCGGACGCCAACCGGTCGGAGTTGTTTCTGGTGGAAGGGGATTCTGCCGGTGGTTCCGCCAAACAGGCGCGAGACCGCGAGTTCCAGGCGGTGATGCCGCTGCGAGGCAAGATCCTCAACACCTGGGAAGTGGATTCGGGTGAAATCCTGGCTTCCCAGGAGGTGCACGACATTGCGGTGGCCATCGGTGTGGATCCCGGATCGGACAAGCTGGAAAGCCTGCGCTATAACAAAATCTGCATTCTGGCGGATGCGGATTCCGATGGTTTGCATATCGCCACGCTGCTATGTGCGCTGTTCGTTAAGCACTTCCGGCCGCTGGTGGCTGCCGGGCATGTCTTCGTCGCGATGCCGCCGCTGTACCGGGTTGATTTGGGCAAGGAAACCTTCTATGCCCTGGACGAACACGAGAAGCAGGGCATTCTGGACCGCATCGAGGCGGAGAAGCGTCGAGGCAAGATTTCCGTCACCCGATTCAAAGGGCTGGGCGAAATGAATCCACTGCAGCTGCGTGAAACCACCATGGCGCCGGATACCCGCCGTCTTGTCATGCTGACCCTGGAAGATAACGACGGTACCGATGAGCGTATGGATATGCTGCTGGGCAAGAAGCGCGCTTCCGATCGCCGCTCCTGGCTCGAAACCTACGGCAACATGGCGGACGTGCCGGTCTAA
- a CDS encoding protease complex subunit PrcB family protein has product MKFARAAAGLLASQLLLTGCTSMSSASHSVTEEVRPVASLAHCGLTAPGLVLVENAAQWQKLSSSLGAQLPAWPEESDHWLMVASLGQQRTGGYGVDFENAGMDGHQLKVSVKVRRPAADAMVTQALTTPCIVFELPSTGWKTVTVAGEAPFPISREHP; this is encoded by the coding sequence ATGAAGTTCGCAAGAGCGGCGGCAGGCCTGTTAGCCAGTCAGCTACTTTTGACCGGATGCACCTCCATGTCCAGCGCATCTCATTCAGTGACCGAAGAGGTCCGGCCCGTGGCATCGCTTGCGCACTGTGGCCTGACGGCACCCGGGTTGGTGCTGGTCGAGAATGCCGCTCAGTGGCAAAAGCTATCGTCGAGTTTGGGCGCCCAATTGCCCGCCTGGCCGGAGGAATCTGACCATTGGCTGATGGTGGCGAGCCTGGGCCAGCAGCGTACCGGCGGTTACGGCGTCGATTTCGAGAACGCTGGAATGGACGGGCACCAGCTCAAAGTCAGCGTGAAGGTAAGACGGCCAGCGGCCGACGCGATGGTAACCCAGGCGTTGACCACCCCCTGTATCGTATTCGAGCTGCCGTCCACGGGCTGGAAAACAGTCACCGTTGCCGGGGAAGCGCCGTTTCCGATTTCCCGGGAACATCCCTGA